A single genomic interval of Spirosoma taeanense harbors:
- a CDS encoding bile acid:sodium symporter family protein, producing MKTETTHQSPYRNLTYTVLIILAVVVALVFPGPFTQIGDFQLKKLIVPLLQIIMLGMGTTMSLKDFEGVIRQPRAVFIGVACQFLIMPLMGFTLANTFDFPPEVAAGVVLIGCSPSGLASNVMCFIAKANVPLSITITTLATLLAPLLMPALMKLLAGQFVEISFLKMMLEIMQIVILPVIVGLVLNRIFHKSAVFINRFMPLISMAGIILIVAIITATGRDSMLTVGWTLALCVLVHNLAGFLLGYSSARLFGMDEQSCRTVAIEVGLQNGGLASGIAVQMGKVATVGLAAALFGPIMNTTGSLLATFWSQRPPKSIANVSEMESVTDSSR from the coding sequence TTGAAAACCGAAACCACTCATCAATCGCCGTACCGTAACCTGACGTACACTGTTCTGATCATCCTGGCAGTTGTTGTTGCGCTGGTGTTTCCGGGGCCGTTTACCCAGATTGGCGATTTCCAGCTGAAGAAGCTGATTGTCCCGCTGTTGCAGATTATCATGCTGGGTATGGGCACAACCATGTCGCTGAAAGACTTTGAGGGGGTTATCCGGCAGCCCAGGGCGGTGTTCATCGGCGTGGCCTGTCAGTTCCTGATTATGCCGCTGATGGGCTTTACGCTGGCAAATACCTTTGACTTCCCACCCGAAGTAGCTGCGGGCGTTGTTCTGATTGGTTGTTCGCCCAGTGGTCTGGCTTCCAATGTAATGTGTTTCATTGCGAAAGCCAACGTACCACTTTCCATCACCATCACAACGCTGGCCACGCTGCTGGCGCCTTTGCTCATGCCCGCGCTGATGAAACTGCTGGCCGGGCAATTCGTTGAAATTTCATTTCTGAAGATGATGCTCGAAATCATGCAGATTGTGATTTTGCCGGTCATTGTGGGGCTGGTTCTGAATCGGATTTTCCATAAGTCAGCCGTCTTTATCAACCGCTTCATGCCCCTTATTTCCATGGCCGGGATCATCCTCATTGTCGCTATCATTACCGCTACCGGACGCGACAGTATGCTGACCGTTGGCTGGACGCTGGCCCTCTGCGTATTGGTTCATAATCTGGCCGGGTTCCTGCTGGGATACAGCAGTGCCCGCCTGTTTGGCATGGACGAGCAGAGCTGCCGGACAGTTGCTATCGAGGTTGGTTTGCAGAATGGTGGTTTAGCCTCGGGCATCGCTGTTCAGATGGGGAAAGTTGCTACGGTCGGACTAGCTGCAGCCTTGTTTGGTCCCATTATGAACACGACCGGTTCGCTGCTGGCTACCTTCTGGAGCCAGCGTCCGCCCAAAAGCATTGCCAACGTGTCTGAAATGGAAAGCGTTACCGATTCATCCCGCTAA
- a CDS encoding Ppx/GppA phosphatase family protein: protein MKQAIIDLGTNTFHLLIVENEATGYRTLFRESRPAKIGQAGINQGIITPEAIGRALNVLTHFRQVLDQHHVAPEQVMATGTSAIRVARNQQEFIQQVRQETGIPIQVISGEQEAEYIYKGVRAAGALDDQTALVIDIGGGSVEFILGNQTRIYWKQSFEIGGQRLRERFMTTDPISAGSIRRLTDYFQAQLLPLANAIHQYQPTVLVGSSGSFDTLVDMWYMHERGHLPDPAQTAFNLPIDEFYRAYELLITRNHEERMQLPGMIELRVDMIVVAVCLIDYVLKAYGITQIRTSTYSLKEGILSTMKQA, encoded by the coding sequence ATGAAGCAAGCAATTATCGACTTAGGCACCAATACCTTTCACCTTCTCATTGTTGAAAACGAAGCAACCGGCTACCGAACGCTGTTTCGCGAAAGCCGCCCGGCTAAAATCGGTCAGGCGGGTATCAATCAGGGAATTATCACGCCCGAAGCTATCGGCCGGGCGCTGAACGTACTAACCCATTTCCGGCAGGTGCTGGACCAGCATCACGTTGCGCCGGAGCAGGTGATGGCCACTGGCACAAGCGCCATTCGGGTTGCCCGCAACCAGCAGGAATTTATCCAGCAGGTTCGGCAGGAAACTGGTATCCCCATTCAGGTCATTTCGGGCGAGCAGGAAGCCGAATATATTTATAAAGGCGTGCGGGCGGCTGGCGCGCTGGACGATCAGACAGCGCTGGTCATTGACATTGGTGGCGGCAGCGTTGAGTTTATTCTGGGCAATCAGACCCGGATTTACTGGAAGCAGAGCTTCGAGATTGGCGGCCAGCGACTCCGCGAACGGTTCATGACCACCGATCCCATCAGCGCCGGCAGCATCCGCCGGTTAACCGATTATTTCCAGGCACAGCTCCTGCCCCTGGCCAACGCCATCCATCAATATCAGCCGACGGTGCTGGTTGGGTCATCGGGCTCGTTTGACACCCTGGTTGATATGTGGTATATGCATGAGCGGGGTCACCTCCCCGATCCGGCCCAGACCGCGTTCAACTTGCCAATCGACGAATTTTACCGGGCCTATGAACTGCTGATCACCCGAAACCATGAGGAACGGATGCAGCTTCCCGGCATGATCGAACTGCGCGTTGACATGATCGTCGTAGCCGTGTGCCTGATTGATTACGTTCTGAAAGCGTATGGCATCACCCAGATCAGAACCTCAACCTATTCGCTGAAAGAAGGGATTCTCTCAACCATGAAGCAAGCGTAG
- the rpsU gene encoding 30S ribosomal protein S21, with protein sequence MLIINVKDNESIDKALKRFKKKFEKTGVLRQLRSRTAFQKPSVKRRTEIIKAAYKERMYGNHTEQ encoded by the coding sequence ATGCTTATCATTAACGTAAAAGACAACGAGTCGATTGACAAGGCCCTGAAACGCTTCAAGAAGAAATTCGAGAAGACGGGCGTGTTGCGGCAGTTGCGGTCGCGGACGGCTTTTCAGAAACCGTCGGTAAAGCGTCGCACCGAGATTATTAAGGCTGCCTACAAAGAGCGTATGTACGGCAACCACACCGAGCAGTAG
- a CDS encoding tyrosine-type recombinase/integrase: MNPAGHTLSADDFLQHIRFEKRLSHHTLTAYANDLAQFSTFLTTECNLDQPARADFRHIRSWIVSLVEAGMDKSSINRKIATLRCYYGFLVRRKVIALDPMAKIQALKASKKLPVYVEEKPMETLLDEIEFADTFEGVRDKLVLELLYGTGIRLSELTGLKTADVNLYDKTILVLGKRNKHRIIPLTDPLLELIKQYSRLKEQEFGGQADPAMLIVSDKGVAAYPVLIQRIVKRHLTLVTTLEKKSPHVLRHTFATHLLNRGADLNAIKDLLGHSSLAATQIYTHTSLEQLKKTYDQAHPKAKK, from the coding sequence ATGAATCCTGCGGGGCATACCCTGAGTGCGGACGATTTCCTTCAGCACATTCGCTTCGAAAAACGCCTGAGCCACCATACGCTGACGGCCTACGCCAACGACCTGGCACAGTTCAGCACGTTCCTGACGACGGAATGCAATCTGGACCAACCCGCCCGCGCCGATTTCCGGCATATTCGTTCGTGGATTGTGAGCCTGGTCGAAGCGGGTATGGATAAGTCGTCGATTAACCGGAAAATCGCTACGCTGCGCTGTTATTATGGTTTTCTGGTACGCCGGAAAGTGATTGCGCTGGACCCGATGGCGAAGATTCAGGCGCTCAAAGCCAGCAAAAAGCTGCCGGTTTACGTCGAAGAAAAGCCCATGGAAACTCTGCTGGACGAAATCGAGTTTGCCGATACGTTCGAGGGAGTACGCGATAAATTAGTGCTGGAACTGCTTTACGGAACCGGTATTCGCCTGAGCGAGCTGACGGGTCTGAAAACGGCGGACGTTAATCTATACGACAAAACGATTCTGGTGTTGGGTAAGCGAAATAAACACCGGATTATTCCACTGACTGACCCGCTGCTGGAGCTGATCAAACAGTACAGTCGGCTGAAAGAACAGGAGTTTGGTGGTCAGGCCGATCCGGCGATGTTAATTGTAAGCGATAAAGGAGTGGCGGCTTATCCAGTCCTGATTCAGCGGATAGTGAAACGACACCTGACGCTCGTAACCACCCTCGAAAAGAAAAGTCCGCACGTTTTGCGACATACGTTCGCCACGCATCTGCTTAACCGTGGGGCCGATCTGAATGCCATAAAAGATTTGCTCGGTCACAGCAGTTTAGCCGCCACGCAGATTTATACGCATACCAGCCTGGAGCAATTAAAGAAAACTTACGACCAGGCTCACCCGAAAGCCAAAAAGTAG
- a CDS encoding EboA domain-containing protein — protein MNTLAISQTLFYLIEQQPDSSKAVTYLRQQADAFHSAPQVSVFYRVFTALPRFVGKQPIEVPADMAFALERARPGFTVAGWTLDRLARVWWLLQLPADDEARYVRTITELFKSGELNELVALYSALPVLAFPEAWRFQATEGIRNNIADVQSAIMLQNPYPADYFDEPAWNQLVLKAFFTDKDVTQIIGLDDRKNARLAQTLADYVAERRAAGRSLPPHIERLL, from the coding sequence ATGAATACTCTTGCAATTAGCCAGACGCTGTTTTATCTGATTGAACAGCAGCCTGATTCCAGCAAAGCCGTTACGTATCTGCGTCAGCAAGCCGACGCTTTTCACTCGGCGCCACAAGTCTCCGTCTTTTATCGCGTCTTTACGGCCCTGCCACGGTTTGTCGGAAAACAACCCATTGAAGTGCCGGCAGATATGGCGTTCGCGCTGGAGCGTGCCCGGCCGGGTTTTACGGTTGCGGGCTGGACGCTCGACCGGCTGGCGCGGGTGTGGTGGCTGCTACAGCTTCCGGCCGACGACGAAGCACGTTACGTCAGGACCATCACGGAGCTGTTCAAGTCGGGCGAATTGAACGAGCTAGTGGCGCTGTATTCGGCGCTACCTGTACTGGCTTTTCCGGAAGCCTGGCGGTTTCAGGCCACCGAAGGTATTCGTAACAACATCGCCGATGTGCAGTCGGCTATCATGCTGCAGAATCCCTATCCAGCCGATTATTTTGATGAACCGGCCTGGAATCAGCTGGTTCTGAAGGCATTTTTTACGGACAAAGACGTTACGCAGATTATTGGGCTGGATGACCGAAAAAACGCCCGGCTGGCCCAGACGCTGGCCGACTATGTCGCCGAACGCCGGGCCGCCGGGCGCAGTCTGCCGCCCCATATCGAGCGGCTGCTGTAA
- a CDS encoding acetamidase/formamidase family protein: protein MKTSRRSFLHQSTRNGLAALSVSGLSISATDLLAGPSPVVLEPAANTTSRVKPDHIVRSMPENMVWGYFGADVSPVARVKDGDVVEIQTVNPSGVSRTNPEEFYTKNNLPIDAHAQEVIAIMKNVKPEPSGIRGHMLTGPVYIEGAQPGDTLEIRILNLQFPAGFGVNSVWPGGGGIPDAVTTRETFVYRYDAKRKVAYLKEGVEIPLKPFMGVMALSPPSETGRVSSIPPGFFGGNLDIKHLVKGTTLHLPVSVPGGLFTTGDGHGAQGNGEVSGVAIETALTLTAKFIVHKGKALKMPRAETPTHFIAVGLDKDLRLAMKNALTEATSFIKDELGFTFNEALSIASTAVDFEVSQVVDQVLGVHAMIPKSIFTQKKFSYWA from the coding sequence ATGAAAACTTCAAGACGTTCTTTTTTACACCAGTCTACCCGCAATGGGCTGGCGGCCCTTTCGGTAAGTGGCCTATCCATATCGGCGACGGATCTGCTTGCGGGTCCGTCGCCGGTTGTTTTAGAGCCCGCAGCGAACACGACCAGTCGGGTCAAGCCCGATCACATTGTCCGGTCGATGCCGGAGAACATGGTGTGGGGCTATTTTGGGGCCGATGTGTCACCCGTTGCCCGGGTAAAAGACGGCGACGTGGTCGAAATTCAGACTGTAAACCCTTCGGGCGTCAGCCGCACTAACCCCGAAGAGTTTTATACAAAAAATAACCTGCCCATTGATGCCCACGCACAGGAGGTCATCGCCATTATGAAGAATGTGAAGCCCGAACCGTCCGGTATTCGAGGGCACATGCTGACAGGGCCGGTTTACATCGAAGGCGCTCAACCCGGCGACACGCTGGAAATCCGGATTCTGAACCTGCAGTTTCCGGCTGGTTTTGGCGTCAACAGTGTATGGCCGGGCGGGGGTGGTATTCCCGACGCCGTAACGACCCGCGAAACGTTTGTGTACCGTTACGACGCGAAACGGAAAGTAGCGTATCTGAAAGAAGGCGTCGAAATACCACTGAAACCTTTTATGGGCGTAATGGCCCTGTCTCCTCCTTCCGAAACGGGCCGTGTCAGCTCGATTCCACCTGGTTTTTTCGGCGGCAACCTGGACATTAAGCACCTCGTTAAGGGTACGACATTACACCTGCCGGTATCGGTACCGGGCGGTTTGTTCACTACCGGCGACGGACATGGCGCGCAGGGCAACGGCGAGGTCAGTGGCGTAGCCATCGAAACGGCGCTGACGCTGACGGCTAAGTTTATCGTTCACAAAGGCAAGGCGCTGAAAATGCCCCGGGCCGAAACACCAACCCATTTTATTGCCGTTGGCCTCGACAAAGACCTGCGCCTGGCGATGAAAAACGCGCTGACCGAAGCCACTTCGTTTATTAAAGATGAGCTGGGCTTTACGTTCAATGAAGCCTTGTCTATTGCCAGTACAGCCGTTGATTTTGAAGTCAGCCAGGTGGTCGATCAGGTGCTCGGTGTTCACGCGATGATTCCCAAGTCCATCTTTACCCAGAAGAAGTTCAGCTACTGGGCGTAA
- a CDS encoding porin family protein codes for MKRILAILALATLTSAAWAQANRDEYANAFPSPYQQYVTFNFAARYGVAFPLGGQKGYIDRISPANLAIEGEWLFPQRFSLGLKTGYQYNQQRLGRSTYTYTNGNTVQDISAVQTRTLSVIPAMASLSYYFADNAAAIRPYVQFAGGGAFVDYTNFFGTLSDQQTGFKGAIAPAIGLKYYGGREKGFGAEIQAQYQNIFFNYDLLKNSSPSLMLSAGIVYRWY; via the coding sequence ATGAAACGCATATTGGCAATCCTTGCCCTCGCTACGCTTACATCGGCAGCCTGGGCACAAGCAAATCGCGATGAGTACGCAAACGCGTTTCCATCGCCTTATCAGCAGTACGTAACCTTTAATTTTGCGGCTCGTTACGGTGTCGCTTTTCCCCTGGGTGGTCAGAAGGGATATATTGACCGGATTTCGCCCGCCAACCTCGCCATTGAGGGCGAATGGCTGTTCCCGCAGCGATTTTCGCTCGGTCTGAAAACCGGCTATCAATACAATCAGCAGCGTCTGGGCCGAAGCACTTATACGTATACCAACGGCAATACCGTGCAGGACATTTCGGCCGTGCAGACCCGAACGCTGTCGGTGATTCCAGCAATGGCTTCGCTCTCCTATTATTTTGCCGATAATGCAGCGGCTATCCGGCCTTACGTGCAGTTTGCGGGGGGTGGCGCTTTCGTGGACTACACCAACTTTTTCGGCACGCTATCCGATCAGCAAACCGGCTTCAAAGGGGCTATTGCACCCGCCATTGGGTTGAAATATTACGGTGGACGCGAGAAAGGGTTCGGCGCAGAGATTCAGGCGCAATACCAGAATATTTTCTTCAACTACGATCTGCTGAAAAACAGCAGTCCATCACTAATGCTGTCGGCAGGTATCGTATATCGCTGGTATTAG
- a CDS encoding DUF4136 domain-containing protein, whose product MKTSQQLMTGRWGLYAALLLTLGGGLTACRENAINDLSPQDSQVYITNYDKSVNFSQYQTFSLPDSVIIESNNSYTPSLNTVESRFVTNITAALTNRGFRRVSRGQNADLGVAIIRVNNRYTGVGVNPYSSYYSNYWYGGFGGFGGYYPYYPSYYTYQVSDQYWEIQIVDLKNRPVGSTGTDQQQLNVIYDATIRGSDITEPQDVDTAISTLFNQSPYLQAAR is encoded by the coding sequence ATGAAAACGAGTCAACAGCTAATGACAGGCCGGTGGGGTCTGTATGCGGCCCTGCTCCTGACGCTCGGCGGAGGTTTGACCGCCTGTCGGGAGAATGCCATCAATGATCTGAGTCCGCAGGATAGTCAGGTATACATCACCAACTACGACAAGTCGGTTAATTTCAGCCAGTACCAGACCTTCAGCCTGCCCGATTCGGTGATTATCGAGTCGAACAACAGCTATACACCCTCGCTGAATACGGTCGAGAGCCGCTTCGTCACCAACATAACGGCTGCCCTGACCAACCGTGGATTCCGGCGGGTCAGTCGGGGGCAGAACGCCGATCTGGGCGTAGCCATCATCCGGGTCAATAATCGGTATACGGGCGTAGGCGTTAATCCGTACTCGTCGTACTACTCGAACTATTGGTATGGTGGATTTGGCGGCTTCGGTGGCTACTACCCCTACTATCCTTCTTACTACACCTATCAGGTGAGCGATCAGTACTGGGAAATCCAGATCGTTGATCTTAAAAACCGCCCTGTCGGTTCAACGGGTACCGATCAGCAGCAGTTGAACGTCATCTACGACGCGACAATACGCGGCTCCGATATTACCGAGCCACAGGACGTCGACACGGCGATCAGTACCCTATTCAATCAATCTCCTTATTTACAGGCAGCCCGCTAA
- a CDS encoding TatD family hydrolase, with translation MDFMDSIRGMSFFDMHVHMTSRTTDDYQAMADAGVVALIEPAFWLGQPRTGVDSFRDYFASLVGWERFRASQFGIRHYCTIGLNSKEANQEELAEQVMEILPLFIYKEGVVGVGEIGFDDQTAAEEKYYRAQLELAKEAGLPVQIHTPHRDKKQGTSRSMDIALEHGLAPGMVIVDHNNEETVREVLDRGFWAGFTIYPFTKMGNERMVEIVKQYGPERIMINSAADWGISDPLAVPKTAALMKQRGISDEAIRLVTFQNAVTAFAQSGQLSLDELTQPMGIDQSQRYNGSSVLRGGQAPRVDKESTIIK, from the coding sequence ATGGATTTTATGGATTCCATTCGCGGCATGTCGTTCTTTGATATGCACGTGCACATGACCTCCCGCACCACCGATGATTACCAGGCTATGGCCGACGCGGGCGTAGTCGCTCTGATTGAACCCGCTTTCTGGTTAGGCCAGCCGCGCACGGGCGTTGACTCATTCCGGGATTATTTCGCCAGTCTGGTTGGCTGGGAGCGGTTCCGGGCGTCGCAGTTTGGAATCCGGCATTACTGCACCATAGGTCTCAATTCCAAAGAAGCCAATCAGGAAGAACTGGCCGAGCAGGTTATGGAAATCCTGCCCCTATTCATCTATAAGGAAGGGGTCGTCGGCGTTGGCGAGATTGGTTTTGATGACCAGACCGCGGCCGAAGAAAAATACTACCGGGCGCAGCTGGAACTGGCCAAAGAAGCAGGTCTGCCAGTACAGATTCACACGCCCCACCGCGATAAAAAGCAGGGTACGAGCCGAAGCATGGACATTGCGCTGGAACACGGTCTGGCCCCCGGCATGGTCATCGTCGATCATAACAATGAGGAAACAGTCCGCGAAGTGCTCGACCGTGGCTTCTGGGCGGGCTTTACAATCTATCCATTCACCAAAATGGGTAACGAACGCATGGTCGAAATCGTGAAGCAGTACGGTCCGGAGCGAATCATGATTAACTCGGCTGCCGACTGGGGAATCAGCGATCCGCTGGCCGTACCGAAAACGGCCGCTCTGATGAAACAGCGCGGTATTTCGGACGAAGCCATCCGGCTCGTTACGTTCCAGAACGCCGTAACGGCCTTTGCGCAAAGCGGTCAGCTGAGCCTAGACGAACTGACACAGCCAATGGGTATTGACCAGAGCCAGCGTTATAACGGTAGCTCGGTGCTTCGCGGAGGACAGGCCCCCCGGGTTGATAAAGAGTCAACAATAATTAAATAA
- the eboC gene encoding UbiA-like protein EboC (EboC, a homolog the polyprenyltransferase UbiA, belongs to system of proteins involved in the trafficking of precursor metabolites to an extracytoplasmic compartment so that the biosynthesis of certain natural products, such as scytonemin, can be completed.) has product MNIKAFLSLTRPANLVTAIADVLAGMAIAGYFLDASPAPAPVGWLALSTVCLYGGGVVFNDVFDAELDAVERPERPIPSGIVKKNSATMLGTVLLLIGIVTAFLANQTAGLLAIGIAVASLVYDRFGKHHNLLGPLNMGLCRGLNLLLGVSILPNQVLPWAWVGLVPIAYIGAITMISRGEVHGGSAGTLRVAGLLYALVIGCVAALAQSRGQLGTALPFLLLFGYYIFPPLWRAVREPVGRNIGAAVKAGVLSLIVMNAAWVASFASFPLAMLVFCLLPLSRLLAKIFAVT; this is encoded by the coding sequence ATGAACATCAAAGCCTTCCTTTCGCTCACTCGCCCTGCCAATTTGGTAACGGCTATCGCCGACGTGCTGGCGGGTATGGCCATTGCAGGTTACTTTCTGGATGCGTCGCCAGCGCCGGCGCCGGTAGGCTGGCTCGCTTTGTCAACAGTTTGCCTGTACGGTGGGGGCGTTGTGTTCAATGATGTATTCGATGCTGAACTCGACGCCGTTGAGCGGCCCGAACGGCCTATTCCAAGCGGTATTGTCAAGAAAAACAGCGCAACGATGTTAGGCACAGTACTGCTGCTGATCGGGATTGTTACGGCCTTTCTGGCGAACCAAACCGCTGGCCTGCTGGCAATAGGTATTGCTGTAGCGTCGCTCGTATATGATCGTTTCGGGAAGCACCATAACCTGCTTGGGCCGCTGAACATGGGTCTGTGCCGGGGCCTGAATCTTCTGCTGGGCGTCAGCATTCTACCCAATCAGGTGCTGCCCTGGGCGTGGGTCGGCCTGGTGCCGATCGCCTATATCGGCGCTATTACCATGATCAGCCGGGGTGAGGTGCACGGCGGCAGCGCCGGCACTCTGCGGGTGGCGGGCCTGCTCTACGCGCTCGTTATTGGCTGCGTAGCCGCACTGGCCCAGAGCCGGGGACAGTTAGGTACTGCCCTGCCGTTTCTGTTGCTGTTTGGCTATTATATTTTTCCTCCGCTATGGCGAGCCGTTCGCGAACCCGTCGGGCGTAATATTGGCGCAGCCGTAAAGGCGGGCGTATTGTCGCTCATTGTAATGAATGCAGCTTGGGTGGCTTCGTTCGCGTCGTTTCCACTGGCCATGCTGGTGTTTTGCTTATTGCCGCTGTCGCGTTTGCTGGCGAAAATCTTTGCCGTAACCTAA